One region of Yersinia bercovieri ATCC 43970 genomic DNA includes:
- the aceA gene encoding isocitrate lyase: MTTSRTQQIQQLEQEWKSPRWKGITRPYSAEEVIKLRGSVNPECTLAQHGAKKLWALLHGESRKGYINCLGALTGGQALQQAKAGVEAIYLSGWQVAADANTASSMYPDQSLYPVDSVPAVVKRINNSFRRADQIQWSNNIEPGNKGYTDYFLPIVADAEAGFGGVLNAFELMKAMIEAGAAGVHFEDQLAAVKKCGHMGGKVLVPTQEAIQKLVAARLAADVLGVPTLLIARTDADAADLLTSDCDPYDSEFITGDRTAEGFFRTHAGIEQAISRGLAYAPYADLVWCETSTPDLALAKRFADAVHAKFPGKLLAYNCSPSFNWKKNLTDQQIASFQEDLSAMGYKYQFITLAGIHSMWFNMFDLAHAYAQGEGMKHYVEKVQQPEFASVERGYTFASHQQEVGTGYFDKVTNIIQGGESSVTALTGSTEEQQF; this comes from the coding sequence ATGACAACCTCTCGTACTCAACAAATTCAGCAGTTGGAACAGGAATGGAAATCACCGCGCTGGAAGGGGATCACCCGCCCCTATAGCGCTGAAGAAGTGATCAAACTGCGCGGCTCAGTTAACCCGGAATGCACACTGGCGCAGCATGGCGCGAAAAAATTGTGGGCGTTGCTACACGGCGAATCACGTAAAGGTTACATCAACTGTCTGGGGGCGCTAACGGGCGGTCAGGCATTACAACAGGCAAAAGCCGGTGTCGAGGCGATTTATCTGTCGGGCTGGCAGGTTGCTGCCGATGCCAATACTGCGTCCAGCATGTATCCGGACCAGTCGCTGTATCCGGTCGACTCGGTGCCAGCGGTGGTGAAACGCATTAATAACAGTTTCCGTCGCGCGGATCAGATTCAGTGGTCGAATAATATTGAGCCGGGCAACAAAGGCTATACCGACTATTTCCTGCCGATTGTGGCAGATGCTGAAGCGGGTTTTGGCGGCGTATTGAATGCGTTTGAATTGATGAAAGCGATGATTGAAGCCGGTGCGGCTGGCGTTCACTTTGAGGATCAATTGGCGGCGGTGAAGAAATGCGGCCATATGGGCGGCAAAGTCTTGGTGCCCACACAGGAGGCGATTCAGAAGCTGGTTGCTGCCCGCTTAGCCGCCGACGTGCTCGGCGTGCCAACGCTGCTGATTGCGCGCACTGATGCTGATGCGGCGGATTTGCTGACCTCCGATTGCGACCCTTATGACAGCGAATTTATTACCGGCGACCGCACTGCTGAAGGTTTCTTCCGCACTCATGCGGGTATCGAGCAAGCCATCAGCCGTGGTCTGGCCTATGCCCCTTATGCCGATTTGGTGTGGTGTGAAACCTCGACGCCGGACTTGGCGCTGGCGAAACGTTTTGCCGATGCGGTTCACGCTAAATTCCCTGGTAAATTATTGGCTTATAACTGCTCGCCATCATTTAACTGGAAGAAGAACCTGACCGACCAACAAATCGCCAGCTTCCAGGAGGATCTCTCCGCGATGGGCTATAAATATCAATTTATTACGTTGGCGGGTATCCACAGCATGTGGTTCAACATGTTCGACCTGGCCCACGCCTACGCGCAAGGTGAGGGCATGAAGCACTATGTGGAGAAAGTGCAGCAGCCGGAATTTGCCTCCGTTGAACGCGGCTACACCTTTGCCTCCCATCAGCAAGAAGTGGGTACTGGCTACTTTGATAAAGTCACCAATATCATTCAGGGCGGAGAGTCCTCAGTCACAGCACTGACTGGCTCGACGGAAGAGCAGCAGTTCTAA
- the aceK gene encoding bifunctional isocitrate dehydrogenase kinase/phosphatase, which yields MAVKLEQLIAQTILQGFDAQYGRFLEVTASAQHRFEQADWHAVQQAMKKRIHLYDHHVGLVVEQLKHITDQRHFDAAFLARVKEIYTELLPDYPRFEIAESFFNSVYCRLFKHRDLTPDKLFVFSSQPERRFREIPRPLARDFAPKGDLSGMLQMVLNDLPLRLPWENLPRDIDYIAAALRQNFTDKQLVDAQFQIANELFYRNKAAWLVGKLRLPEGIFPFLLPIHHNESGALFIDTCLTSKAEASIVFGFARSYFMVYAPLPAAMVEWLREILPGKSTAELYMAIGCQKHGKTESYREYLTFVHQSSEQFIIAPGVKGMVMLVFTLPSFDRVFKVIKDQFAPQKEVTQARVLECYQLVKEHDRVGRMADTQEYENFVIDKHRISPELLAELQREVPEKLEDLGDQIIIKHLYMERRMTPLNIYMEQANDQQLKDAIEEYGNAIKQLAAANIFPGDMLFKNFGVTRHGRVVFYDYDEICYMTEVNFRDIPPPRYPEDEMASEPWYSVSPNDVFPEEFRHFLCTDLKIRHFFEEVHSDLFHASYWRGLQARIRDGYVEDVFAYRRKQRFSQRVIS from the coding sequence ATGGCGGTAAAATTAGAACAATTAATCGCTCAGACAATTTTGCAGGGATTCGATGCACAATATGGCCGTTTTCTTGAGGTGACCGCCAGCGCCCAGCACCGTTTTGAGCAAGCAGATTGGCATGCGGTACAGCAGGCGATGAAAAAACGTATTCATCTCTATGACCACCACGTGGGATTAGTGGTTGAACAGCTCAAGCACATCACCGACCAACGCCATTTTGATGCCGCCTTTCTGGCGCGGGTCAAAGAGATCTATACCGAGCTGTTACCGGATTACCCGCGCTTTGAAATCGCGGAAAGTTTTTTTAATTCAGTTTACTGCCGCTTATTCAAACACCGCGATTTAACGCCGGATAAGCTGTTTGTTTTCAGCTCACAACCGGAGCGGCGCTTTCGTGAGATCCCACGCCCTTTAGCCCGCGACTTTGCTCCCAAGGGGGATTTGAGCGGCATGTTACAGATGGTGCTCAATGACTTGCCGCTGCGGTTACCGTGGGAGAACTTGCCACGAGATATCGACTATATTGCGGCGGCCCTGCGGCAGAACTTTACTGATAAGCAACTTGTCGATGCCCAGTTTCAAATCGCCAATGAGCTATTTTATCGCAACAAAGCCGCGTGGTTAGTGGGCAAACTGCGACTACCGGAGGGGATCTTCCCATTCCTGCTGCCTATTCATCACAATGAATCAGGCGCGCTATTTATCGATACCTGTCTGACCAGCAAGGCCGAGGCCAGCATCGTGTTTGGCTTTGCTCGCTCTTACTTTATGGTTTACGCGCCACTGCCTGCGGCCATGGTCGAATGGCTACGGGAGATCTTACCGGGTAAATCGACGGCTGAGCTGTATATGGCGATTGGCTGCCAGAAACATGGTAAAACCGAAAGCTATCGTGAATATCTCACTTTCGTCCATCAATCTAGTGAGCAGTTTATTATTGCGCCGGGGGTCAAAGGCATGGTGATGCTGGTCTTCACTTTACCCTCATTTGATCGGGTGTTTAAGGTGATCAAAGATCAGTTTGCCCCGCAAAAAGAGGTCACTCAGGCGCGGGTTTTAGAGTGCTACCAACTGGTTAAAGAGCACGATCGTGTCGGGCGCATGGCTGACACCCAAGAGTATGAAAATTTTGTGATCGATAAGCACCGCATTAGCCCTGAACTGTTAGCTGAGCTACAGCGGGAAGTGCCGGAGAAATTGGAAGATTTAGGCGATCAAATCATCATTAAGCACCTGTATATGGAGCGGCGAATGACGCCACTGAATATCTATATGGAGCAGGCGAATGATCAGCAGTTGAAGGATGCTATCGAAGAGTATGGTAATGCCATCAAACAGCTGGCTGCGGCCAATATCTTCCCCGGCGACATGCTATTTAAGAACTTCGGCGTGACCCGCCATGGGCGCGTGGTGTTCTACGATTATGATGAAATTTGCTATATGACCGAGGTGAATTTCCGCGACATCCCCCCTCCGCGTTATCCAGAAGATGAGATGGCGAGTGAGCCGTGGTACAGCGTGTCACCCAATGATGTGTTCCCCGAAGAGTTCCGCCACTTCTTATGTACCGACTTGAAAATAAGACACTTTTTTGAGGAGGTACACAGTGACCTGTTCCACGCCAGTTATTGGCGTGGGTTGCAGGCGCGAATTCGGGATGGGTATGTGGAGGATGTTTTTGCTTATCGACGCAAGCAGCGCTTCTCCCAGCGGGTGATCTCTTGA